A single window of Halodesulfovibrio sp. DNA harbors:
- a CDS encoding MBL fold metallo-hydrolase — MVTVHEVDSVEILSLQDNYIDALAMDNSDVIQRPSLFSPDSAHEGVVSNGPLAEHGFSSLITVEFEGQRKSMLFDFGCSDNGALYNVDLLSIDLTQVEELALSHGHFDHFGGMKQLVERVGKDSIPLVAHPSVFKDRYVRTPMGLKLSFPSLVKENVRSMGASIHETTAPLPMLDGYALFLGEIPRETNFEKGMPNAYCLKDGVEQTDAIEDDSSMIFNVKDKGLVVLSGCAHAGIVNTVNHAISVTGVSTVHAIMGGFHLSGPYHEQFIEPTISALQAFNPSYIIPAHCTGRKATLAIERAMPEAFICNMSGTTLRF; from the coding sequence ATGGTTACAGTACATGAAGTAGACAGTGTTGAGATATTAAGCCTTCAAGATAACTATATTGATGCGCTAGCTATGGACAACTCTGATGTTATCCAGCGCCCTTCTTTATTCTCGCCTGATAGCGCCCATGAGGGCGTAGTGTCGAACGGACCACTTGCTGAACATGGCTTTTCGTCATTGATAACCGTAGAGTTTGAAGGTCAACGCAAGAGCATGCTCTTCGACTTTGGTTGCTCCGACAATGGCGCGTTATACAACGTAGATCTACTTTCTATCGATTTAACACAGGTCGAAGAACTAGCGCTTTCGCATGGGCATTTCGATCATTTTGGAGGCATGAAGCAGCTTGTTGAACGTGTAGGTAAAGACTCTATACCGCTTGTTGCTCATCCTTCTGTATTTAAAGATAGATACGTTCGAACACCGATGGGCTTAAAATTGTCTTTTCCGTCACTTGTAAAAGAAAACGTGCGTTCCATGGGCGCATCCATTCATGAAACAACAGCTCCATTACCTATGCTGGATGGATATGCTTTGTTCCTTGGCGAAATCCCACGAGAAACTAATTTCGAAAAAGGAATGCCAAACGCTTATTGCCTTAAAGATGGCGTTGAACAGACAGATGCTATCGAAGATGATTCTTCGATGATTTTTAACGTAAAAGATAAAGGACTGGTTGTACTTTCCGGCTGCGCCCATGCCGGAATAGTCAATACTGTCAATCATGCCATTAGCGTAACAGGCGTATCAACAGTACACGCAATTATGGGAGGATTTCATCTTTCTGGTCCGTATCATGAGCAATTTATCGAACCTACCATTTCTGCTCTACAGGCATTTAATCCTAGCTATATTATTCCCGCACATTGCACAGGCAGAAAAGCCACACTCGCAATAGAACGCGCCATGCCAGAGGCATTTATCTGCAACATGTCCGGAACTACCTTGCGATTTTAG
- a CDS encoding DMT family transporter: MFENKIYLGTACASLATMLWAGSFVIARLAVGQISPMLLAASCWFIALLILCPCNFSVIKKEWNVVTKFLPQFFFAALTGVAAYSPLSYFAAQTTSAINLSLISVTSPIFIVIISSLMGQKQPVNTWAGCSVALLGSIYLVCNGEIARLLELHFALGDFLMLIAAVGFAIYSLILSKIPEGLSHLIVMTLMAFFAVLLLIPCVLWEYSQGMMLFTLNTSVLFSITFMAIFSSIVAWGTWNIGLKHAGSEKAGMIYYSLPLWSGIFAFAFLDETMGAVHLVSGILIIGGIAWASRTPQLATQHEPSSTNA, translated from the coding sequence GTGTTTGAAAACAAAATATACTTGGGAACAGCCTGTGCTTCTTTAGCCACTATGCTCTGGGCAGGGTCGTTTGTTATTGCACGCCTTGCTGTTGGGCAGATATCTCCTATGCTCCTTGCTGCCTCTTGCTGGTTTATCGCCCTTCTGATTCTTTGTCCTTGTAACTTTTCGGTGATAAAAAAAGAGTGGAATGTCGTTACCAAGTTCTTACCACAATTTTTTTTCGCCGCACTTACAGGTGTCGCTGCATATTCTCCGCTTAGTTACTTTGCTGCCCAAACCACATCTGCCATCAACCTCTCGCTGATTTCAGTTACCAGCCCTATTTTTATCGTTATTATATCTTCATTGATGGGACAAAAGCAGCCAGTCAACACATGGGCTGGCTGTTCCGTAGCTCTCTTAGGTTCAATCTACCTTGTATGTAACGGTGAAATAGCACGCCTTCTCGAACTTCATTTTGCACTCGGTGACTTCCTTATGTTAATCGCGGCAGTGGGCTTTGCAATTTACAGTTTGATTCTTAGCAAAATCCCTGAAGGGCTATCGCATTTGATTGTTATGACCCTCATGGCTTTTTTTGCTGTGTTGCTACTTATTCCTTGTGTTTTATGGGAATACTCCCAAGGAATGATGCTATTCACATTAAATACTTCCGTGCTATTCAGCATCACTTTCATGGCGATATTTTCGTCAATTGTGGCATGGGGCACATGGAATATCGGATTGAAACATGCGGGCTCTGAAAAGGCTGGTATGATTTACTACAGCCTTCCATTATGGAGTGGTATTTTTGCTTTTGCTTTTCTTGATGAAACCATGGGAGCGGTACACTTAGTCAGCGGGATTCTTATTATTGGTGGGATAGCATGGGCAAGTCGCACGCCTCAGCTAGCAACGCAGCATGAACCATCTTCTACCAATGCGTAG